Proteins found in one Etheostoma spectabile isolate EspeVRDwgs_2016 unplaced genomic scaffold, UIUC_Espe_1.0 scaffold352, whole genome shotgun sequence genomic segment:
- the msantd1 gene encoding myb/SANT-like DNA-binding domain-containing protein 1: protein MATEDGFSYLMAGHSEKHRRAPNWTDGEMKALLYVWEEHHNELKMSKRNAKVYEKMSQRFFQLTGEQRFKEEIKMKITNMSFQYRRLKTVAGESGETPDWPYYKAIEKILSKPLENGRVTSLEFQASVGPSTSSQSTDNLVPQSEEGILGFLPEYTGSSDEMEIKQELDSLSSDSEHTLGSSSHPTSARKRHANKHLSMKRKKLRVMQAMFQQQKRSSRAIEETCREVRRVMHQQNLLQVQCLQLQERMMNLLEKMIQPPSAMSA from the exons atggcaacAGAGGATGGTTTCAGCTACCTCATGGCAGGTCACAGTGAGAAACACAGGCGGGCCCCGAACTGGACCGACGGTGAAATGAAAGCCCTTCTGTACGTGTGGGAGGAACACCACAACGAACTGAAAATGAGCAAGAGGAACGCCAAGGTTTACGAGAAGATGTCCCAGAGGTTTTTCCAGCTGACTGGAGAGCAGCGTTTCAAAGAGGAGATCAAGATGAAAATCACAAACATGTCATTTCAGTACAG GAGACTGAAAACTGTAGCTGGTGAAAGTGGGGAGACGCCGGACTGGCCGTATTATAAGGCCATTGAGAAGATCCTCTCCAAGCCGCTGGAGAACGGGCGGGTGACCTCTTTGGAGTTCCAGGCCTCTGTTGGTCCATCTACTTCCTCCCAGTCTACAGACAACCTGGTGCCCCAGTCAGAGGAGGGGATACTGGGATTTCTGCCAGAGTACACAGGCTCCTCAGATGAGATGGAGATAAAACAAGAGCTGGACTCTTTGAGCTCTGACAGTGAGCACACACTGGGCTCCAG CTCTCACCCTACTTCAGCCAGAAAAAGACACGCCAACAAGCACCTTTCCATGAAGAGAAAGAAACTGCGAGTGATGCAGGCCATGTTCCAGCAACAAAAAAGGTCGAGCCGGGCCATAGAGGAGACGTGCAGGGAGGTCCGTCGAGTCATGCACCAACAGAACCTCCTCCAGGTCCAGTGTCTGCAGTTGCAGGAACGTATGATGAACCTTCTGGAGAAGATGATCCAGCCTCCCTCCGCCATGTCAGCATAA
- the si:ch211-119e14.1 gene encoding cilia- and flagella-associated protein 251, producing the protein MADPTMDRTSSTQTVLILFFCLMGLILLLIFLYKKLNKEANGEYTVRRLVYKEGGIRDRVRGTALALGTRFGVQLWPQSDTGEDEEEMQEVRFEDVKSDEGGSQGSYSEGDDQEEEEEEEDGKGGDTSDDNSSLEGSEAGGQARPTDEEEATDQEEAKGDTEEKVGGEEGKGEASGGAGMLVDIKSFSGSAIWSEEEGGKGKDSDMTAL; encoded by the coding sequence ATGGCTGACCCTACGATGGATCGTACATCCTCCACTCAGACTGTGCTGATCCTTTTTTTCTGCCTAATGGGCTTAATTTTATTGTTGATCTTCTTGTACAAGAAGTTGAACAAGGAGGCTAATGGAGAATATACTGTGCGGCGCTTGGTGTATAAGGAAGGAGGGATCAGGGACCGGGTCAGAGGCACAGCTTTAGCTCTAGGGACACGTTTCGGAGTCCAGCTGTGGCCTCAAAGTGATACTggggaggatgaagaggaaatgcAGGAAGTCCGATTTGAGGATGTAAAGTCGGATGAGGGTGGTAGCCAGGGGAGTTACAGCGAGGGAGATGaccaagaggaggaggaggaggaggaggatggaaaAGGAGGTGACACTTCAGATGATAACTCAAGTTTGGAGGGTTCGGAGGCCGGGGGGCAAGCTAGGCCAACAGACGAGGAAGAGGCAACAGATCAGGAAGAGGCAAAGGGAGACACAGAGGAGAAAGTGGGAGGTGAGGAAGGTAAAGGTGAAGCAAGTGGAGGGGCTGGAATGTTGGTAGATATAAAGTCGTTCTCTGGTAGTGCCATCTGGTCTGAGGAAGAGGGAGGTAAGGGCAAGGACAGTGATATGACTGCACTGTGA
- the dtx4a gene encoding E3 ubiquitin-protein ligase DTX4a has protein sequence MLLASAVVVWEWLNEHGRWRPYSPAVCHHIEAVIRSDPRCGSVVLGQVDSRLSPYIIDLHSMHQFRQDTGTLRPVRRSFYDPTSAPGQGWLWEWENDAGSWTAYDTEVGIAIQAARDRQQPWLDLAPLGFCYLIDFESMTQINGQTQRCRRIQRRSDLAYPLVSGPLPKSHHAWGPMSMPSHGGLLGVDVSGVGMGMRMSSGGTGNGSAYPSGALPASSITSLGQPCACQQCMLVLSVKSGAMSAHTLGRRPPQTKPPSPKISSYPVPGGSYSLTLPRPPSLSRSFSPHRTSIVGATGGFNLGGMGGAGGVGIVGGSGVGSASFGYGGGFTHSLSLLGSATAALSISSTRPPPPPLPPPPPPPPPPPSTTLSSAATSPPHPSTSSSLSASCSAPTVPAPGPPIISTAASTCTPSPSARVLGPVSSSGAAACAAPLPPRSSLAGLSRPALQRIAMAQSRALIASGVPTVPVKNLNGSSPVHPALAGITGILMSAAGLPVCLTRPPKLVLHPPPVSKSDIKPVSGLGHCCRKTTKKQARKGKTPEEVVKRYLQKVRNPPEEDCTICMEALAGPSGYKGPGVGGISRAESVGRLAQCGHQYHLQCLVAMYNNGNKDGSLQCPTCKTIYGVKTGNQPPGKMEYHVIPHSLPGHPDCKTIRIIYNIPPGIQGPEHPNPGKPFTARGFPRHCYLPDSEKGRKILRLLLVAWDRRLIFSVGTSSTTGESDTVIWNEVHHKTEFGSNLTGHGYPDPGHLDNVLEELKAQGITEEECLPRD, from the exons ATGTTACTAGCATCCGCTGTAGTGGTATGGGAATGGCTGAACGAGCACGGACGCTGGCGGCCCTACAGCCCGGCTGTCTGTCATCACATCGAGGCAGTCATCCGGAGCGACCCGCGGTGTGGTAGTGTTGTCCTCGGCCAGGTGGACTCTCGCCTCTCGCCCTACATCATCGATTTGCATTCCATGCACCAGTTCCGACAAGACACAg GTACCCTTCGACCGGTACGACGTAGCTTCTACGACCCCACCTCAGCGCCAGGCCAGGGCTGGTTGTGGGAGTGGGAGAACGACGCTGGCAGTTGGACGGCCTACGACACGGAGGTGGGCATCGCAATCCAGGCAGCGCGCGATCGCCAGCAGCCCTGGCTGGACCTGGCGCCGCTGGGTTTCTGCTACCTTATTGACTTTGAAAGCATGACCCAAATAAACGGGCAGACACAGCGCTGCCGCCGCATCCAGCGCCGCTCCGACCTGGCTTACCCGCTGGTGTCCGGGCCCCTGCCCAAATCCCACCACGCCTGGGGGCCCATGTCCATGCCCAGCCATGGAGGACTGCTTGGTGTGGATGTATCTGGAGTGGGTATGGGAATGCGGATGAGCAGCGGTGGGACTGGAAACGGCAGTGCGTATCCCAGTGGGGCACTCCCTGCCTCCTCCATCACCTCCCTGGGACAGCCCTGCGCCTGTCAGCAGTGCATGCTGGTGCTAAGTGTCAAATCAGGCGCCATGTCGGCTCACACTCTGGGTCGAAGACCCCCACAGACCAAACCACCTAGTCCCAAAATCAGCAGTTACCCCGTCCCAGGAGGGTCATACTCACTAACCCTCCCTCGACCTCCGTCCCTGTCACGGTCATTTTCCCCCCACAGGACGTCCATAGTTGGGGCAACAGGTGGCTTTAATCTAGGTGGTATGGGTGGTGCAGGAGGTGTTGGAATCGTCGGTGGTAGTGGTGTTGGCAGTGCCAGCTTTGGTTATGGAGGAGGCTTCACTCACTCGCTTTCCCTCCTTGGCTCAGCCACCGCTGCCTTGTCCATTTCCTCCACCCgtccccctcctccacctctcccccctcctccaccacctcctcctcctcccccctccactACACTCTCGTCTGCTGCCACCTCTCCCCCTCACCCCTCCACCTCGTCCTCCCTCTCTGCTTCCTGTTCTGCCCCTACAGTGCCCGCTCCAGGCCCACCAATCATCTCCACGGCCGCCTCCACCTGCACACCCTCGCCTTCTGCCCGCGTCTTGGGTCCAGTGTCTTCATCTGGTGCTGCTGCCTGCGCAGCCCCTCTACCCCCCCGGTCCAGCCTAGCAGGGCTAAGCCGACCTGCGCTGCAGCGTATCGCCATGGCTCAGTCACGTGCCCTTATCGCCTCTGG aGTGCCAACCGTTCCAGTGAAGAACCTGAATGGATCAAGTCCTGTACACCCTGCTCTGGCAG GCATTACAGGCATCCTGATGAGCGCAGCAGGACTTCCTGTCTGCCTGACCCGCCCTCCCAAGTTGGTGCTTCATCCTCCACCGGTCAGCAAGAGTGACATCAAGCCCGTCTCCGGCCTGGGCCACTGCTGTCGCAAGACCACAAAGAAACAGGCTCGTAAAG GGAAGACCCCTGAGGAGGTGGTGAAGAGGTACCTTCAGAAAGTCCGCAATCCCCCAGAGGAG GACTGCACCATCTGCATGGAGGCCCTGGCTGGACCATCGGGCTACAAAGGCCCTGGCGTGGGCGGCATCTCCCGAGCCGAGTCGGTTGGCCGCCTGGCACAATGTGGTCACCAGTACCACCTCCAATGCCTCGTTGCTATGTACAACAATGGCAACAAGGACGGTAGCCTGCAGTGTCCCACCTGCAAGACTATCTACGGAGTCAAGACCGGCAACCAGCCCCCGGGCAAGATGGAGTACCATGTCATCCCCCACTCGCTCCCCGGCCATCCGGATTGCAAAACAATCCGGATAATTTATAACATCCCTCCTGGCATTCAG GGCCCAGAGCACCCAAATCCAGGCAAACCCTTCACTGCCCGCGGGTTCCCCAGACACTGCTACCTCCCTGACAGCGAAAAGGGACGCAAG ATTCTGAGACTTCTACTGGTAGCGTGGGACCGCCGGCTCATCTTCTCTGTGGGTACGTCCAGCACCACAGGCGAGTCAGATACAGTCATCTGGAACGAGGTGCACCACAAGACGGAGTTCGGCTCCAACCTGACGGGCCACGGCTACCCCGACCCCGGCCACTTGGACAACGTTCTGGAGGAGCTCAAGGCTCAGGGCATCACAGAGGAGGAGTGCCTACCGAGAGACTGA